In Streptococcus sp. SN-1, a single genomic region encodes these proteins:
- the mutL gene encoding DNA mismatch repair endonuclease MutL, whose protein sequence is MSHIIELPEVLANQIAAGEVIERPASVVKELVENAIDAGSSQIIIEIEEAGLKKIQITDNGHGIAHDEVELALRRHATSKIKNQADLFRIRTLGFRGEALPSIASVSVLTLLTAVEGASHGTKLVARGGEVEEVIPATSPVGTKVCVEDLFFNTPARLKYMKSQQAELSHIIDIVNRLGLAHPEISFSLISDGKEMTRTAGTSQLRQAIAGIYGLASAKKMIEIENSDLDFEISGFVSLPELTRANRNYISLFINGRYIKNFLLNRAILDGYGSKLMVGRFPLAVIHIHIDPYLADVNVHPTKQEVRISKEKELMTLVSEAISNSLKEQTLIPDALENLAKSTVRNHQKVEQTILPLKENTLYYEKTEPTRPSQAEVADYQVELTEEGQDLTLFAKETLDQLTKPAKLHFAERKPANYDQLDHPELDLVSLDKAYDKLEREESSSFPELEFFGQMHGTYLFAQGRDGLYIIDQHAAQERVKYEEYRESIGNVDQSQQQLLVPYIFEFPADDALRLKERMIHLEEVGVFLAEYGENQFILREHPIWMAEEEIESGIYEMCDMLLLTKEVSIKKYRAELAIMMSCKRSIKANHRIDDHSARQLLYQLSQCDNPYNCPHGRPVLVHFTKSDMEKMFRRIQENHTSLRELGKY, encoded by the coding sequence ATGTCTCATATTATTGAATTGCCAGAGGTGTTGGCAAACCAGATCGCGGCTGGAGAGGTCATTGAGCGTCCAGCTAGTGTTGTTAAGGAGCTGGTAGAAAATGCTATTGACGCGGGCTCTAGTCAGATTATCATTGAGATTGAGGAAGCTGGTCTCAAGAAAATCCAAATCACAGATAATGGTCATGGAATTGCCCACGATGAGGTGGAGTTGGCCCTGCGTCGTCATGCGACCAGTAAGATAAAAAATCAAGCAGACCTCTTTCGAATTCGGACGCTTGGTTTTCGTGGTGAAGCCCTACCTTCTATAGCTTCTGTTAGTGTCTTAACTCTGTTGACAGCAGTTGAGGGTGCAAGTCACGGAACCAAGTTAGTCGCGCGTGGGGGTGAAGTTGAGGAAGTCATCCCAGCGACTAGTCCTGTGGGAACCAAGGTTTGTGTGGAGGACCTCTTTTTCAACACGCCTGCCCGCCTCAAGTATATGAAGAGCCAGCAAGCGGAGCTGTCTCATATCATTGATATTGTTAACCGTTTGGGCTTGGCCCATCCTGAGATTTCCTTCAGTTTGATTAGTGATGGCAAGGAGATGACGCGGACAGCAGGTACTAGTCAACTGCGTCAAGCTATTGCAGGGATTTACGGTTTAGCCAGTGCCAAGAAGATGATTGAAATTGAGAATTCTGACCTAGATTTCGAAATTTCAGGTTTTGTGTCCTTGCCTGAATTAACTCGGGCCAACCGCAATTATATCAGCCTCTTCATCAATGGCCGTTATATCAAGAATTTCCTGCTCAATCGTGCAATTCTTGACGGCTATGGCAGTAAGCTCATGGTGGGACGTTTTCCATTGGCCGTCATTCACATTCATATCGACCCTTATCTGGCTGATGTCAATGTGCATCCAACCAAGCAAGAGGTGCGGATTTCTAAGGAAAAAGAACTGATGACGCTGGTCTCAGAAGCTATTTCTAATAGTCTCAAGGAACAAACCTTGATACCAGATGCCTTAGAAAATCTTGCCAAGTCTACCGTTAGGAATCATCAAAAGGTGGAGCAGACCATTCTCCCACTCAAAGAAAATACGCTCTACTATGAGAAAACTGAGCCGACAAGACCTAGTCAAGCTGAGGTGGCTGATTATCAGGTAGAATTGACTGAGGAAGGGCAGGATTTAACCCTATTTGCCAAAGAAACCTTGGATCAATTGACCAAGCCAGCTAAACTGCATTTTGCAGAGAGAAAGCCTGCTAACTACGACCAGCTAGATCACCCAGAGTTAGACTTAGTAAGTCTTGATAAGGCTTATGACAAGCTGGAGCGAGAAGAATCATCCAGCTTCCCAGAGTTGGAATTTTTCGGGCAAATGCACGGGACTTATCTCTTTGCCCAAGGACGAGATGGGCTCTATATCATAGACCAACATGCGGCTCAGGAACGAGTCAAGTACGAGGAATACCGTGAAAGCATTGGCAATGTTGACCAGAGTCAGCAGCAACTTCTAGTGCCCTATATTTTCGAATTTCCGGCGGATGATGCTCTCCGTCTTAAGGAAAGAATGATACATTTGGAGGAAGTGGGCGTCTTTCTAGCAGAGTATGGAGAAAATCAATTTATCCTACGTGAACATCCGATTTGGATGGCAGAAGAAGAGATTGAGTCAGGCATCTATGAAATGTGTGACATGCTCCTTTTGACCAAGGAAGTTTCTATCAAGAAATACCGAGCGGAGCTGGCTATCATGATGTCCTGCAAGCGGTCTATCAAGGCCAACCATCGTATCGATGACCATTCAGCTAGACAGCTGCTTTATCAACTTTCTCAATGTGACAATCCCTATAACTGTCCCCACGGACGTCCTGTTTTGGTGCATTTTACCAAGTCGGATATGGAAAAGATGTTCCGACGCATTCAGGAAAATCACACCAGTCTCCGTGAGTTGGGGAAATATTAA
- a CDS encoding LytTR family DNA-binding domain-containing protein — protein sequence MKVELQISETYEEEKLIVQAPQPTDKVQKVIDFAENLDRTEKIKGKIDDQVYLVKIGKIQRFYIENRKVLAETASQTYSIDLRLYQILELLPSNFIQISQSEIINIDSISHLKLTPNGLVEIFLKNESFTYSSRRYLKTIKEKLEL from the coding sequence ATGAAAGTAGAACTACAGATTAGTGAGACTTACGAAGAGGAAAAGCTGATTGTTCAAGCACCTCAGCCGACAGATAAAGTCCAGAAAGTCATCGATTTCGCAGAAAATCTGGACCGAACAGAAAAAATCAAAGGAAAAATCGATGATCAGGTCTATCTAGTTAAGATTGGTAAGATACAACGCTTCTATATCGAGAATCGGAAGGTTCTAGCAGAAACCGCGAGTCAGACCTACAGCATTGATTTGCGACTCTATCAGATCCTTGAACTCTTGCCAAGCAATTTTATCCAAATTTCCCAATCAGAAATCATCAATATCGACTCCATCTCTCATCTCAAGCTCACGCCCAACGGTCTGGTAGAAATCTTTCTAAAAAACGAAAGCTTCACCTACTCTTCACGCCGTTACCTAAAAACCATCAAGGAGAAATTAGAACTATGA
- a CDS encoding DUF3021 domain-containing protein, with the protein MKKQIFHDAATGVLIGLILSIIFSLIYAPSTYAPLSPDSLIGQVMTQHQVHGALVLLYCTLIWAAIGILFNFGKRLFSRDWSLLRATLTHFFLMLVGFIPLATLAGWFPFHWIFYLQLIIEFAIVYLIIWTISYKREAKKVDHINRLLEHKK; encoded by the coding sequence ATGAAAAAACAAATCTTCCACGACGCAGCTACTGGTGTCCTCATCGGCCTCATCCTCTCTATCATCTTTTCACTCATTTATGCACCAAGTACCTACGCCCCGTTAAGTCCCGACTCTCTCATCGGACAAGTGATGACTCAACATCAAGTTCACGGTGCCCTGGTCTTGCTCTACTGTACACTTATTTGGGCAGCCATCGGTATTCTCTTCAACTTTGGCAAGCGATTATTCAGCCGTGACTGGAGCTTACTCCGTGCGACTCTGACTCATTTTTTCCTCATGCTAGTAGGCTTTATCCCACTAGCAACCCTAGCAGGTTGGTTCCCCTTCCACTGGATTTTCTATCTCCAACTCATTATTGAGTTTGCGATTGTCTACCTCATCATTTGGACTATTTCCTATAAAAGAGAGGCTAAAAAAGTAGATCACATCAATCGACTCTTGGAGCATAAAAAGTAA
- the ruvA gene encoding Holliday junction branch migration protein RuvA: MYEYLKGIITKITAKYIVLETNGIGYILHVANPYAYSGQVNQEAQIYVHQVVREDAHLLYGFRSEEEKKLFLSLISVSGIGPVSALAIIAADDNAGLVQAIETKNITYLTKFPKIGKKTAQQMVLDLEGKVVVAGDDLPAKVAVQASAENQELEEAMEAMLALGYKATELKKIKKFFEGTTDTAENYIKSALKMLVK; the protein is encoded by the coding sequence ATGTACGAATATTTAAAAGGAATCATTACCAAAATCACTGCCAAATACATTGTCCTTGAAACCAACGGTATTGGTTATATCCTGCATGTGGCCAATCCTTATGCTTATTCAGGTCAGGTTAACCAAGAAGCTCAAATTTATGTGCATCAAGTTGTACGTGAGGACGCCCATCTACTTTATGGATTTCGCTCAGAAGAAGAGAAAAAGCTCTTTCTCAGTCTGATTTCGGTATCTGGGATTGGCCCTGTATCAGCTCTTGCTATTATCGCTGCTGATGACAATGCTGGCTTGGTTCAAGCCATCGAAACCAAGAACATCACCTATTTGACAAAGTTCCCTAAAATTGGCAAGAAAACAGCCCAGCAGATGGTGCTGGACTTGGAAGGCAAGGTAGTAGTTGCAGGAGATGACCTTCCTGCCAAGGTGGCAGTGCAAGCTAGCGCTGAAAACCAAGAACTGGAAGAAGCTATGGAAGCCATGTTGGCACTGGGCTACAAGGCGACCGAACTCAAGAAAATCAAGAAATTCTTCGAAGGAACGACAGATACAGCTGAGAACTATATCAAGTCGGCCCTTAAGATGTTGGTCAAATAG